Part of the Synechococcus sp. HK01-R genome is shown below.
CAGATCGATCTCAATGGAGAAAACAACACTGGAACAGGCTATCAGAGCTCATATTCGGTCGGTCAGGTTAGTGCAGTTTCAATTACCGGGTTAGACACTTCTATCTTTGATGTTGATGATGCCAATATAGAATCAGCAGTTATTACCCTGGTTAATGCGCAGGCAGGTGATCAGCTAGTGATAGATAACCTACCTGATGGAATCGAAGCTCGCTTTGTAGAGAGTACTGAGGGATCAATCAGAATTGAACTCACCGGAAGCGCCAGCAAGGCTATCTATGCGCAAGGGCTTCAGTCGATTGGATTCATAAATAGGCTGGAGAACCCAAGCACAATTGCCAGGACACTAGAAATCTCCGTTAATGATGGGGACGAATCCAGCAATACGGCTATCAGTAGCCTGCAGGTCATTGGAATTAACTCCCTGAATGCTCCCTCCACAAAAACGATTGAAGGCAGCGATCTCATATTTGATGTCCAGTTAACTGCAACGCCAGTGAGCGATGTAGATTTTTCACTCTCTATAGGTGATGAGTCGACTGCAATCAGCGGAGTAGACTATAAATCAGTCCCTGCATTCACAAATGGTGTGCGGTGGATGGGCAATGATCCTAAATCGGGAAGGATCACGGTCCCAGCTGGAGTAGAGTCCTTTAATATTGTCTTTACCACAAATGATGATCTTGTAGTAGAAGGGACAGAAACTGTCGTCTTAAAGCTTGCGAGTGTTAGCGCAGTTGGCCAGATAACCGATGGCTCCGGTTCCTTCTTGGCTATCAACAACATCACCGTAAACGAAGGCTCTCCAACAGCTGTTTTTCGAGTAGAAGGCGTTGAAGGACAAGAGCTAAGGCTCAATCTTGAAGGTTACATTGATGACACAGAAGCTGGTCAAGGAGAATTCAATGCAGGAGCAAAAGCTGCAACCATGACTGGTAATGGCGCAGATCTAGACTCGTTCTTAGAAGTCTATAACGGCCAGACTTGGGAGCCCTATGTGCCAGGTAGTTTTGTAAGATATCCAACTGGGAGCACAACACTACTGGTAAGGGTAGATCTCAGAAATGATATCGAGTCCGAAGGCCGCGAAGCCTTTAAATTAATTGCCGAAGCTAAAGCTATTGACCCTATTGCTTCCGATGATGGGAATCTGATCCGAGTTGCAGGTATCGGGATCATCGCAGATGACGGGCGTGGCCCGTTCTTCAACGAAGCTGGTTCTGAAAACTATGATGTTGTCAGAGATGACGACAGACGCATCAAGATCTCTAGCATTAATATCAATGAAGGTTCGTCGTATGGAATTTTTACAGTTGCTAATAACGAAGTATCGGATCAAGAGATAAAACTTTCAGTTCAGGATAGCCCCAATAGCGGCTTTGAAACGGGACAAAGAGATTTAAAACCCGGTGAGAGCTCTGCGTTCAGCCCAGATCAACTTTCGAACAAAGTTCTAGAGTACTGGGACAACGAGAACAATGGATGGGTACAATTTACCCAGCAAGACTTTGTGCCCATCAAGGGCAACAGTCTCCTCTATGTGAGGCTCGATACCAGCAGCGAGCAGGATGATGTGTTCGAAGGTCAAGTGGGTGAATCGAGTATCGGCGAGACTTTCAAGCTTGTGGCTACTAACAATAATGGGGAAGAACTAAGTTTTGGCATTGGGCAAATTCTGGATGATGGTACCGGTATTAAATATACGGGAGATATCGCGGATGGAAGTCCAGTCACATCAACGAGCGATCTTGATGATGATCTTGACAAGGATGGTATCGCACCCAATGTGGAAGAAATATTAGCTACTCAAGCATTCTCAGTGGGACAAGGTGGCCAAGCAGGTGACCTGAACAATGACGGCATTCAAGACGCCGAACAAGCAGCAGTTTCAACACTGGCCTGGATCAAGGCAACAAATCTTGAGCTCGCGAAGACTGGAGAACTCTTAGATGTGAAGCCAATTGTTTCGATTGTGGTCGAAACAAGCGCAGATGCAAATCAGGTGGAAGAAGCAGGAGCAGCTGACAGCAAATATCAACTGCAGAACGTTAATGTTGTCAGTCAAGAGAGTGAAATATTCAGAGGCAGCAAGCCAACACAGACCAAGAATGAACTTGAAACAATCGAGGCAAACTGGGATCCCATCCTCTTTGACATTCAAAAGAAGGAGGATGCCCTAGAACTCGTTGATGCAGATCCAACTAGAGAGGGGACTCAAATTATCGTAACGATTGATATCGCCAGAAGCGGCACAAAAGAGGGCGACTTTAATGCTTATCTTAAGTTTGTGTCTGACGACGTAATTCAAACCGCAATAGACAACAACATTGATCTTAGAGACCTTGATGGAAACCCTATCACGGAGCCAGGATGGATTGACTTTACACGTCGCCAAGACGCGAGCGGAAACTACACTGGAGATGGCGCCCAGTTTATCGTAGAAGACATAGGCGGGCAGCGCATGATCACCAAGATAAGACTAACCTTTACTGACAACAAGTTTGGTGATAATGATTTGCTCAATACCGGGGTGAAAGACCCTGGCCTGCCAGTGAGGAGAACCCTACGGATTCAAGATGCACAGGCAGACTCCACCCCAGAACCACAACCATCTAGGCCAAATCTTCAAGAGCCAGAAGATGAACCTCTTCCACCGGTAACCCCTGAGGTAACGCCTGACGCACCGGTTTCAGCAGATGCTCCACCGGTAACGCCTGACGCACCGGTTTCAGCAGATGCTCCCGTCACGCCAACTGAACCAACGCCCTCTAGAGAAATCGAGGCAGAAGAAATTGAAGAAGAGCCAACCACGGTTCAGAAATTCACCAGTAATGAAGCTCGTAGGCTGACGCCTTTGGTCGCAGTAGCCGAAGTTGAGGAGATAACTCGCCGCACCACGGCAGCGCAGGAAAACGTTGACGAAAATAATGTTCAAGCAACAAACCTATTCATGGACGTACCCTACGATGAAACCAAGCTAGTTCGGGAACTTGTACTGCAATCGCAAGACACTTTGATAAATTGGGCGGCAAACGCCAGAATTATCGCAGGAGGCAATCGTGGTGAGAGCGTTCTCAACGGTCGCGACACGGTAAAAGGATCGACGAACAAAGATCATGGCCCCTCCGAGATCGCGGGCGAAGCTGCGTTAGGCCCTAACAGCAGGCGCCCATCTGTCGCAGGGGCGCTTTCTACATCAGAGTTGGGCCTTGAACCCAGGCTGGGCAATGGCTTACTGGATACCATCTTGCTCGGCGGTGGAGTGCTCTATGCCTTCAATCGCTTCAATACCAACAAGGTGACCAGTTGGGTCAATCAGTTGCTGGCCAAATCACCAAAATATTATGCAGGAGCAGGTCAATATGAAAGGGTGATCACGGTTTTCCTGATGGCATCGGAAACAGGGCTGCAACGCTTGATCGCAGCACGGGTAACCGACGAACAAATTGAAATTCTGGCCGAACAGATCCTTCCCATGTCCCTCAGTGCAGCTGCTGCACCCTCTCAGGCAGATCTAGACCGAGAACTACAGCAGCTGGTGAAGAAGGTCACCGACCAAACCAACTCGTCGCATGACCTTCTCTTGTTTGATCCCAAGCTAAGGGAAGATCTGCCGATTTACGAATCGCTCGGTAACGATGATCATGAGCTACAGCCGAAAAGTCTGCACGCAATCCTCAACAAACTCAACCCAGACGAGCTTTCCGATCTACGCCAATGGATCAGCAGGCCCTCTAGCTGCACCATCGACAATCACCCCATTGCAAACCGTCTCAAACAGCGCCAACATCAGCTGAGGAAGCTCGTCAACCACGACAAGTCCCGCTTGGTATCCATGCTGGAGCTCTGCCTGGCTATGGCCCAGCCCATGGCTTAGGGCGATTGGGACAGGTTCAATTCAAATCACTAGCTTCGATCGCGGCCACCGTAAACAAACGACGGAGGCCACGATGAGTCTCAGTCAGTAGCAGATCAATTGAGAACCTTTGTGTGACAGCCAGATCAGTTGGGTGCCTTCCATTCCTCCCACTCAACGTCCTGATCGGCGTCGGCGGGAGGTTGAGCCGAAGGCGGCATACGGCTGAGTGCGTCCTGGGGCCAACCCAGGCGCTGAAACACATCCTGTCGTTGTTCTTGTCCCATCGAGGCTAAGGCATTCACAACATCGCGCACTTTCTTCTCGTTGTGCACGAGTGCCATGAAGAACTCCTGTTCACTGGCCTCCAAGCCTTCAAACCACTGCACAAAGACGCGCACGCGGTCGGCGATCGGTCGGGTGGAAGTCATGGAATGAAATCTCAGAAGGATTTGGTGGCGGCAAGTGATCAGCCCGCAGGGGAGCGGATCTGGCGCAGCGCATCCAAAGCACGCTGCACCGCATCAGTGAGCAGAGTAATCACACGCTTATCACGCACAATCAGATTCACCGACACGGTCTGCCCCGAACTCACCTGGTGCCTTGTACCACTCTTCTCAAGATAGAGTCGATTGAGCGATACATAAGCAGGAAAACGAGGCAGGGGATTCTGCTGATCAGGAGGGAGAGAGTCAGTGCCGATGCTTTTTAAGCGACCAGGAATGGCTCCAAACTGAGTAAAGGGGAAGGCATCAATCCGAATTTGAGCGGCCTGACCAGGTTTCACAAAGCCAACATCGCGGTTCGTGAGAAATACCTTGGCCTCCAGTGTGCCTCGAGGCACAACTTTAAGCAAGGTCTCGTTCGCTTGGGCGGCATAACCAGGGCTCGATGGTTTGAGTTCAAACACCATCCCTCCGACTGGGGCCCGCAGCTCTTCGTAATCAAGAGACTTGTTCACCTCAAACAGTTGGCGCTCGAGGTCGCTGAGGTTACGCAACGATTCCTGGCGCAGCTTGACAAGCTCTGCCTGGACCTCGCGCAGATTCGCTTGCGATTGAGCAATCTCCGAGCGCAACTGCTGGATCTTGTTTTTCTGCTGTAAAGACTGAACCCCCTGGATCCCTCCCTGACGAACCAACGGCTCAATTTGCGTTAAAATGATTTGTTCAGTCTGAAGAGATGCTTCCAGGCTGCGAGTGCGAGATTCAAGGCTCTGCTCTCGTGCCTCATAGGCCCGCTCCTGCTCATTAAAGCGCTGGCGCTCCAACCGGAGCTGCTCGAGCAAAGCAGCCTGTCGGGTTTCATTCACCTCGGGGTCAAATTTGAGTAGCGGCTCGCCTGCTCGAACGGATTGCCCTTCCTTCACATAGATCTCATCGACAACCCCTGGTGCTGGGCTCATAATCGGCCGAGAGGCACCAATCGCTTGCAAGGTGCCGTTTGCCACAACAACCTCGTCGATCTTGGCGAAGGCCGCATACACAAATCCAAGTGAAGCTGTGCCAATAATCGACCACACCACCGCTTGACTCCATACAGGGGCGGGCTTAAGCCGCACCTCCTGGTAATCAACCGGGCGAGAATGAAGAGCGGCTTGCGTTCGCTTAAAAAGACCCATCAAACCAGCGCAGCCTCCTGCTGGTTGTAGAGCAAAGCATAGCGGCCGTTGCGTGCCATCAACTCATCGTGATTGCCCTGCTCCACGAGAGCACCCTGATCCATAACCAAGATCTGATCGGCATGGCGCAAGGCTCCTAGGCGATGCGTGATGAAAAGCACCGTGCTACCGCGGTAGGCCTGCATCAGATTCCGCGTCACCA
Proteins encoded:
- a CDS encoding HlyD family efflux transporter periplasmic adaptor subunit; translated protein: MGLFKRTQAALHSRPVDYQEVRLKPAPVWSQAVVWSIIGTASLGFVYAAFAKIDEVVVANGTLQAIGASRPIMSPAPGVVDEIYVKEGQSVRAGEPLLKFDPEVNETRQAALLEQLRLERQRFNEQERAYEAREQSLESRTRSLEASLQTEQIILTQIEPLVRQGGIQGVQSLQQKNKIQQLRSEIAQSQANLREVQAELVKLRQESLRNLSDLERQLFEVNKSLDYEELRAPVGGMVFELKPSSPGYAAQANETLLKVVPRGTLEAKVFLTNRDVGFVKPGQAAQIRIDAFPFTQFGAIPGRLKSIGTDSLPPDQQNPLPRFPAYVSLNRLYLEKSGTRHQVSSGQTVSVNLIVRDKRVITLLTDAVQRALDALRQIRSPAG